From a single Flavobacteriales bacterium genomic region:
- a CDS encoding ribonuclease HII has translation MSKLLKRFEKGLIECGCDEAGRGCLAGSVFAGAVILPDDFDHPLLNDSKKLTASARDQLRPIIETHAVAWAVGVVTPEEIDQINILNASFLAMHRAIDQLSEKPELLLIDGNRFKPYGQTNHVCIIKGDGKYRSIAAASILAKTHRDEYMMRLHEKFPDYHWQDNKGYPTTAHRQALAEHGPTPFHRRSFSLNSKQTVLPL, from the coding sequence TTAAACGATTTGAGAAAGGACTGATCGAGTGCGGCTGCGACGAAGCAGGACGCGGGTGCCTCGCAGGTTCCGTATTCGCCGGAGCAGTCATCCTACCCGATGATTTTGATCACCCATTGTTAAATGACTCAAAGAAATTAACCGCATCCGCCAGAGATCAGCTAAGACCTATCATAGAAACTCATGCGGTAGCCTGGGCGGTGGGTGTGGTAACCCCGGAAGAGATCGATCAGATCAACATCCTGAATGCTTCGTTCCTGGCCATGCACCGTGCCATTGATCAGTTATCAGAAAAACCTGAACTCCTGCTGATCGACGGAAACCGGTTCAAACCTTATGGTCAGACAAATCATGTATGCATCATAAAAGGCGATGGAAAATACCGGTCAATCGCCGCCGCTTCCATTTTAGCAAAGACCCATCGCGACGAATACATGATGCGGTTACATGAGAAATTCCCGGATTATCATTGGCAGGATAACAAGGGATATCCAACAACAGCACATCGTCAGGCATTGGCGGAACATGGCCCGACACCGTTTCACCGGCGCAGCTTTTCGCTGAACAGCAAACAGACCGTCCTGCCCCTTTGA